The following coding sequences lie in one Kribbella sp. NBC_00709 genomic window:
- a CDS encoding FtsK/SpoIIIE domain-containing protein, with protein MFPRREPGATPAPKGALSIYNPAYLGLDTRGKPVYVGLMYRNILIGGEPGAGKSVAQGNIVAHAALCSDVDLILIDGKIVELLPYAPVAKEFVGNDMSKALRVLREQQADLDERYLHLARTGRKKIVAGDGFRAKLLCIDELAYFTVTVGTKEQQEEFRVLVRDIVARGRAAGIITVASTQRPSADIVPTSLRDLFGYRLAFRCATDSSSDIILGTGWASQGHTAVDIEPEALGVGLLRAEGGLPRRLKTAYLNDRHVNQIVRRAVHLRKAA; from the coding sequence GTGTTCCCCCGGCGCGAGCCGGGGGCCACCCCCGCACCCAAGGGTGCGCTCTCGATCTACAACCCGGCCTACCTCGGCCTCGACACACGCGGCAAGCCCGTCTACGTGGGCTTGATGTACCGCAACATCCTCATCGGCGGTGAACCCGGCGCGGGCAAGTCCGTAGCCCAAGGCAACATCGTCGCCCACGCCGCACTGTGCTCCGACGTGGATCTCATCCTGATCGACGGCAAGATTGTTGAACTGTTGCCGTACGCACCGGTCGCGAAGGAGTTCGTCGGCAACGACATGTCCAAGGCGCTGCGCGTCCTGCGGGAACAACAGGCCGACCTTGACGAACGCTATCTGCACCTGGCCCGTACGGGCCGCAAGAAGATCGTCGCTGGCGACGGCTTCCGCGCCAAGCTCCTCTGCATCGATGAGCTGGCGTACTTCACCGTCACCGTAGGCACCAAGGAACAGCAAGAAGAGTTCCGCGTCCTGGTGCGCGACATCGTCGCTCGCGGCCGCGCTGCGGGCATCATCACGGTCGCATCCACACAGCGCCCCAGCGCTGACATCGTCCCGACTTCACTGCGGGACCTGTTCGGCTACCGGCTCGCATTCCGCTGTGCCACCGACTCCAGCAGCGACATCATCCTCGGCACCGGCTGGGCCTCCCAAGGCCACACCGCCGTGGACATCGAACCCGAAGCGCTCGGCGTCGGACTCCTCCGCGCCGAAGGCGGACTCCCGCGCCGACTCAAGACGGCCTACCTCAACGACCGTCACGTCAACCAGATCGTCCGCCGCGCAGTACACCTCCGGAAGGCGGCATAA
- a CDS encoding replication initiator — protein sequence MTHPQNGVPADTATAIDVLAGLLGGIELVSVHEPKSGRKFTPGTDNSNTPTSAVEHALQRAASTADYNAWLDHTASAGGCVAPIRLRGESHVVSERTGRIVSTRHTDDMPGQVLYKACGNRRAAVCPSCAEIYRGDTYQLVLAGLTGGKGIPATVAQHPSAFVTFTAPTFGPVHGTRAIRSRDGQIRNRPCRPRREPDLCPHGIDLRCHQTHRDGEKILGTPLCLDCYDHDHQVVWNALSGELWRRTMDRAKDILCVEAKKHGATVKLSYGKVAELQARGVAHFHALMRLDGVNPLDPTVLELPACAATFTMLADAVRRAAVVTRFRSLPHPDNPEGWLIAWGTQLDVRPVRQAVDGAITDTAVAGYLAKYATKGAEATGHSSARLTAATVNRYANHYSHAGRLVDACWRLGRHGSDLDETEAAKNSGRLSYRRLQRWAHMLGFGGHFSTKSRQYSTTLKALREARANWRRDHHRTQDHTDDTETTLIVGNFTYTGTGWKTTGDALLANTAAAKAREHRRLIKELLAESNND from the coding sequence ATGACGCACCCGCAGAATGGCGTACCCGCCGACACCGCTACAGCGATCGACGTACTCGCCGGGCTCCTCGGTGGTATCGAACTCGTCTCCGTCCACGAGCCGAAGTCGGGACGGAAGTTCACCCCCGGAACCGACAACAGCAACACCCCAACCAGCGCCGTCGAACACGCACTCCAGCGGGCAGCATCAACCGCGGACTACAACGCCTGGCTCGACCACACCGCCTCCGCAGGCGGCTGCGTCGCCCCCATCCGGCTCCGAGGCGAGTCCCATGTGGTCTCCGAACGCACCGGCCGCATCGTGTCCACCCGGCACACCGACGACATGCCCGGACAAGTGCTCTACAAAGCCTGTGGGAACCGCCGTGCGGCCGTCTGCCCCTCCTGCGCGGAGATCTACCGGGGTGACACCTACCAACTCGTCCTAGCCGGTCTCACGGGCGGCAAGGGCATCCCTGCCACCGTCGCCCAGCACCCTTCCGCATTCGTCACCTTCACCGCCCCCACCTTCGGACCAGTCCACGGCACCCGCGCCATCCGAAGCCGCGACGGCCAGATCCGTAACCGGCCGTGCCGACCCCGGCGCGAACCCGACCTATGCCCCCACGGTATCGACCTGCGCTGCCACCAGACCCACCGCGACGGCGAGAAGATCCTCGGCACGCCGCTATGCCTGGACTGCTACGACCACGACCATCAGGTCGTCTGGAACGCCCTGTCCGGCGAACTGTGGCGGCGCACCATGGACCGCGCCAAAGACATCCTCTGCGTCGAAGCCAAGAAGCACGGCGCAACCGTCAAGCTCTCCTACGGCAAGGTCGCCGAACTCCAAGCACGCGGCGTCGCCCACTTCCACGCCCTCATGCGCCTCGACGGCGTCAACCCCCTTGACCCAACCGTCCTCGAGCTACCCGCGTGCGCCGCGACCTTCACCATGCTCGCCGACGCGGTACGCCGCGCCGCCGTTGTCACACGGTTCCGGTCCCTTCCCCACCCGGACAACCCCGAAGGCTGGCTCATCGCCTGGGGAACCCAACTCGACGTACGGCCCGTCCGGCAAGCCGTCGACGGCGCGATCACCGACACCGCCGTAGCTGGATACCTCGCCAAGTACGCCACCAAGGGAGCCGAAGCCACCGGACACTCCTCCGCACGCCTCACCGCCGCGACGGTCAACCGGTACGCCAACCACTACAGCCACGCCGGCCGATTGGTTGACGCATGCTGGCGACTCGGACGCCACGGCTCCGACCTGGACGAAACCGAAGCAGCCAAGAACTCCGGACGGCTCTCCTACCGGCGACTCCAGCGCTGGGCACACATGCTCGGCTTCGGCGGCCACTTCTCCACCAAGAGCCGTCAGTACTCCACCACCCTCAAAGCACTCCGCGAAGCACGCGCCAACTGGCGACGCGACCACCACCGCACCCAAGACCACACCGACGACACCGAAACTACCCTCATCGTCGGCAACTTCACCTACACCGGCACCGGCTGGAAAACCACCGGAGACGCACTCCTGGCCAACACTGCTGCCGCCAAAGCCCGCGAACACCGACGGCTCATCAAGGAACTACTTGCCGAAAGCAACAACGACTGA
- a CDS encoding helix-turn-helix domain-containing protein — MTEVQIFMTVEEAAAALRIGRTRMFDLIAKGEVASVLIGRSRRVSVDALREYAKKLESTAA; from the coding sequence ATGACTGAGGTTCAAATCTTCATGACCGTCGAAGAGGCCGCCGCCGCGCTACGCATCGGCAGGACTCGAATGTTCGACCTCATCGCCAAAGGCGAAGTCGCGTCAGTGCTGATCGGACGCTCGCGCCGCGTGTCAGTGGACGCGCTTCGCGAGTACGCCAAGAAGCTCGAATCAACTGCCGCCTAA
- a CDS encoding tyrosine-type recombinase/integrase yields MARNANGRSSIYEDAEGVWHGWVTVGVKANGKPDRRHRRGKTSKEVTEKVKDLERLRDEGRTPTLGQKPSVRKWFLFWLENVAPLTASEATITNVYRPKVINRIIPRIGEHRLDRLEPEHLEMFYSDLKRSGLSSKTILDYHRMITRALKMAHRRKLVAFNVATLIDAPSHVDTEIEPLLQDDARAILDQASTLRNGARWSVAFALGLRQAEALGMRWRYVDLEKGQMRVFQLKRSAFGHGCDDPVACVRARHRATCGPDCTGHARYCPQRVGGDWEFRKPKGRKTRPVPIPDPLIPLLKAHKARQATERLAAGETWEDRDLVFCRLDGRPIDPRDDWGAWKSLLESAHVPHARLHDARHTAATLLLEQGVDIRVVQEILGHSSIAVTKRYTHVTSRLARDAADRMGKALWG; encoded by the coding sequence ATGGCGCGCAACGCGAACGGTCGGTCCTCGATCTATGAGGATGCCGAAGGTGTCTGGCATGGCTGGGTCACTGTCGGTGTCAAGGCGAACGGCAAGCCGGACCGGCGTCATCGTCGTGGCAAGACCTCGAAGGAGGTAACCGAAAAGGTCAAGGACCTGGAGCGCCTACGAGATGAGGGCAGAACGCCCACCCTTGGCCAGAAGCCGTCAGTACGGAAGTGGTTCTTGTTCTGGCTGGAGAATGTAGCGCCTCTCACAGCTAGTGAGGCGACGATAACAAACGTCTATCGACCGAAAGTGATCAACCGCATCATTCCCCGGATTGGTGAGCATCGTCTCGACCGTCTGGAGCCCGAGCATCTGGAGATGTTCTACTCCGACCTGAAGCGCTCTGGTCTGAGCTCGAAGACGATTCTCGACTATCACCGCATGATTACCCGGGCACTGAAGATGGCTCATCGCCGCAAACTGGTGGCATTCAACGTCGCCACACTGATTGATGCTCCGAGCCATGTCGATACGGAAATCGAGCCGCTGCTTCAGGATGACGCACGCGCAATCCTCGACCAGGCGAGCACCTTGCGGAATGGTGCTCGGTGGTCAGTCGCATTTGCGCTTGGACTCCGTCAGGCGGAAGCGTTGGGAATGCGATGGAGATACGTTGACCTAGAGAAGGGTCAGATGCGTGTCTTCCAGTTGAAGAGAAGCGCATTCGGCCATGGTTGCGACGATCCTGTGGCGTGCGTTCGAGCGAGGCATCGAGCGACCTGCGGACCCGACTGCACCGGCCATGCTCGCTATTGCCCCCAACGTGTAGGCGGCGACTGGGAGTTCAGGAAGCCGAAGGGCCGCAAGACCCGGCCCGTGCCGATTCCAGATCCGCTGATCCCGTTGCTGAAAGCACACAAGGCAAGGCAGGCGACTGAGCGACTCGCGGCAGGGGAGACGTGGGAGGACCGCGATCTGGTCTTCTGCCGTCTAGATGGCCGGCCAATCGATCCTCGGGACGACTGGGGTGCTTGGAAGTCGCTTCTGGAGTCCGCACATGTACCTCACGCCCGGCTGCACGATGCTCGCCACACCGCCGCGACCCTGCTCCTCGAGCAAGGAGTAGATATCCGGGTCGTGCAAGAGATCCTCGGACACTCGTCCATCGCCGTCACGAAGCGTTACACCCACGTGACTTCTCGCCTTGCTCGCGACGCCGCCGATCGGATGGGGAAGGCACTGTGGGGATGA
- a CDS encoding DUF1990 family protein — MKLEELAGLRLTYDVVGSTQYDETPEGYHRLEYRQRIGQGDEVFRRAADALLGWQMQPAAGLPMTATDTPPQIGTNSLGRLGPGLLLGRSPLDRIGLPVPCRVVWTVNEPDRVGFAYGTLEGHPEAGEESFVISRDSGGIHITIRAYSRGATWYTRLAAPVTRKAQQYAAHRYATALQRLATTP, encoded by the coding sequence ATGAAGCTGGAGGAGCTGGCGGGGCTGCGGCTCACGTACGACGTCGTGGGGTCGACGCAGTACGACGAGACGCCGGAGGGCTATCACCGGTTGGAGTACCGACAGCGGATCGGTCAGGGCGACGAGGTGTTCCGGCGGGCGGCTGATGCGCTACTGGGCTGGCAGATGCAACCTGCGGCTGGACTGCCGATGACCGCGACCGACACACCCCCACAGATCGGCACCAACTCACTCGGCCGCCTCGGACCCGGCCTGCTGCTCGGCCGGTCACCACTCGACCGCATCGGTCTGCCAGTCCCCTGCCGAGTCGTCTGGACCGTCAACGAGCCGGACCGCGTCGGCTTCGCCTACGGCACCCTGGAAGGGCATCCCGAGGCCGGCGAGGAGTCCTTCGTCATCTCCCGCGACTCCGGCGGCATCCACATCACCATCCGCGCCTACAGCCGAGGCGCCACCTGGTACACCCGCCTGGCCGCCCCCGTCACCCGCAAAGCCCAGCAGTACGCCGCCCACCGCTACGCCACCGCCCTGCAACGCCTGGCAACCACCCCATAG
- a CDS encoding YndJ family protein, protein MTVLVHAVVSLGMLIVVPLGLTLLPTRTTSTRWWFAFAVPGAVSLWLPRGAVSITLASVYFAGTVVLIALAARHFLQHRTLGAQQVALYTALATPSIAALALVAERSSYELFGFNLTVLSLTVAHFHFAGFAAALMAYLSADGLAAVSVPLGTLLVLIGFFLGDPVELAGAVVLTAGMWLVGWNLWRRSRRADRGTAVLLVVSGAVLVVTMLLAVSWALGHVVDTPYLPLEWMVATHGVANAVGFGLCGLLAMRREGVG, encoded by the coding sequence TTGACCGTCCTCGTCCACGCGGTGGTGAGCCTGGGCATGCTCATCGTCGTACCCCTAGGCCTGACCCTGCTCCCAACGCGAACCACCAGCACCCGCTGGTGGTTCGCGTTCGCGGTTCCAGGCGCAGTGTCGCTGTGGCTGCCGCGCGGAGCAGTGTCCATCACCCTGGCATCGGTCTACTTCGCCGGCACGGTTGTCCTCATCGCGCTAGCTGCGCGGCATTTCCTGCAGCACAGGACGCTCGGGGCGCAGCAGGTCGCCCTGTACACCGCACTGGCCACACCGTCGATCGCAGCGCTCGCACTGGTCGCCGAGCGTTCGTCGTACGAGCTATTCGGCTTCAACCTCACCGTGCTGTCCCTGACGGTCGCCCACTTCCACTTCGCCGGCTTCGCAGCCGCACTGATGGCCTACCTGTCCGCAGACGGTCTGGCAGCTGTCAGCGTTCCGCTGGGCACTCTGCTCGTTCTGATCGGCTTCTTCCTCGGTGACCCGGTGGAGCTCGCTGGAGCAGTCGTGCTGACCGCTGGAATGTGGCTGGTCGGGTGGAACCTCTGGCGGCGGTCACGGCGGGCTGATCGGGGTACTGCGGTACTGCTGGTCGTGTCTGGGGCTGTGCTGGTGGTGACGATGCTGTTGGCGGTCAGCTGGGCCTTGGGGCATGTGGTGGACACGCCGTACCTGCCGTTGGAGTGGATGGTTGCGACGCACGGTGTGGCGAATGCGGTTGGGTTTGGGTTGTGTGGCTTGCTGGCGATGCGGCGGGAAGGGGTCGGATGA
- a CDS encoding LCP family protein: MSDTQPIDPRYENRTPRPTSAGRPKKRRNWFLRTVGLIVLLFVLMLIAVPLYAWGRIDKIEAMPTGQRPADTSGTTYLMVGSDAREDLSRAERARLHTGGDAGPARTDSIMLMHVPKSGPTVLISIPRDSAVNIPGVEGKQKINAAFNKSPALLIQTIENVTGLRIDHYVEVGFGGFASVIDSIGGIKMCLPKAMSDDKAHINLPAGCQKLDGVNALGYVRSRHADNQNDFGRVERQRQMVGAIAKKASSPSTFLNPVRYYNVATKGVDALTVDKDMSLFDFIRFARGMRAISGSGGVTLTVPVSDDNYQLGHGRGVAVKWDTEKAKALFNAIKQDNTSGLKSS; this comes from the coding sequence ATGAGTGATACGCAGCCCATCGACCCGCGATACGAGAACCGGACGCCGCGGCCCACATCGGCCGGCAGGCCGAAGAAGCGGCGCAACTGGTTCCTCCGGACCGTCGGACTGATCGTCCTGCTGTTCGTTCTGATGCTGATCGCGGTCCCGCTGTACGCATGGGGCCGGATCGACAAGATCGAGGCGATGCCGACCGGACAACGCCCGGCGGACACCTCGGGGACGACGTACCTGATGGTCGGGTCGGACGCCCGCGAGGACCTCAGCCGGGCCGAGCGCGCCCGGCTGCACACCGGCGGCGACGCCGGGCCGGCGCGGACCGACTCGATCATGCTGATGCACGTGCCCAAGTCCGGGCCGACGGTGCTGATCAGCATCCCGCGGGACAGCGCGGTCAACATCCCGGGCGTCGAGGGCAAGCAGAAGATCAACGCCGCCTTCAACAAGAGCCCGGCGCTGCTCATCCAGACCATCGAGAACGTCACCGGGCTGCGCATCGACCACTACGTCGAGGTCGGCTTCGGCGGCTTCGCGTCGGTGATCGACAGCATCGGCGGGATCAAGATGTGCTTGCCGAAGGCAATGAGTGACGACAAGGCGCACATCAACCTGCCGGCCGGGTGCCAGAAGCTCGACGGGGTGAACGCGCTCGGGTACGTGCGGTCCCGGCACGCCGACAACCAGAACGACTTCGGCCGGGTCGAGCGGCAGCGGCAGATGGTCGGCGCGATCGCGAAGAAGGCGAGCTCGCCGTCGACGTTCCTGAACCCGGTGCGCTACTACAACGTCGCCACCAAGGGCGTGGACGCACTGACCGTGGACAAGGACATGAGCCTGTTCGACTTCATCCGGTTCGCGCGCGGCATGCGGGCGATCTCCGGCAGCGGCGGCGTCACACTCACCGTCCCGGTCAGCGACGACAACTACCAGTTGGGCCACGGCCGCGGCGTCGCCGTGAAGTGGGACACCGAGAAGGCCAAGGCCCTCTTCAACGCGATCAAGCAGGACAACACCAGCGGCCTGAAGAGCAGTTGA